Proteins encoded together in one Solanum lycopersicum chromosome 7, SLM_r2.1 window:
- the ARF19A gene encoding auxin response factor 19, with the protein MKTPVNTAGVQQQHTVNGNPGEVEKKSINPELWQACAGPLVNLPAAGTHVVYFPQGHSEQVAASMKKDVDAQIPNYPNLPSKLVCLLHNITLHADPETDEVYAQMTLQPVPSFDKEALLRSDLSMKANKPQTEFFCKTLTASDTSTHGGFSVPRRSAEKIFPPLDYSMQPPAQELVARDLHDNLWTFRHIYRGQPKRHLLTTGWSLFVSGKRLFAGDSVLFIRDEKQQLLLGIRRANRQPTNLSSSVLSSDSMHIGILAAAAHAAANNSPFTVFYNPRASPSEFVIPLAKYYKATYSSQVSLGMRFRMMFETEESGTRRYMGTITGISDLDPVRWKNSQWRNLQVGWDESTAGERRNRVSIWEIEPVTAPFFICPTPPFFRSKRPRLPGMPDDDCSDLDGLFKRTMPWLGDDFGMKDPQGLPGLSLVQWMNMQQNPSLANSMQPNYLHSLSGSVLQNVGGGADLSRQLCLPAPQLPQQNTLQFGSQRPTQQVQQLDQLQKIPTTTLSPAGSIMQPQQQLSDISQQPRQNLINQSVPTNHVQAQLLQAQSLVQSQNVLQQQQSFQNQLQRNLPQNLPQQQQIMNQTQQQSFMQPQPSDPLNQQLHFSDNQLQMQLLQKLQQQSLLAQQSLLQQPSQLMPIQDQQKHLDVSQNFSRSLATSQMLDMSQTTSNSTSLSQPQVAQQQMTINNSQSNLRFAQPNQHMKQQQQQQQPGILPEIPGQVGQILPPTTNQLSANCSSFLTGAVGGGQSVVTDDIPSCSTSPSTNNCQNVVQPIMNGRIHRGTAAAEETTQSSLPLLSSSGLEAMSPNRNLVKDLQQKPDVKPSMNISKSQNHGFSTPQTYLNNAVPQMDYLDSSSSATSVYFSQNDVQLQQTTNPMSFSSQAIVFRDSQDGEVQGDPRHSVAFGANMDNQLGISMMPDSLITNSLVGSRKDVSNNISSGGGMLSSYENPKDAQPELSSSMVSQSFGVPDMAFNSIDSTINEGSFMNRGAWAPPPQMPRMRTFTKVHKRGAVGRSIDIARYSGYEELKQDLARRFGIEGQLEDRQRIGWKLVYVDHENDVLLVGDDPWEEFVNCVRCIKILSPQEVQQISLDGDFGNNVQNQACSSSDGGNV; encoded by the exons ATGAAAACACCGGTGAATACTGCCGGAGTTCAGCAGCAGCATACTGTTAACGGGAATCCTGGTGAAG TGGAGAAGAAAAGCATAAATCCAGAGCTATGGCAGGCCTGCGCCGGTCCTCTGGTGAACTTACCGGCAGCTGGGACCCACGTTGTTTATTTTCCACAAGGCCACAGTGAACAG GTTGCGGCATCTATGAAGAAAGATGTAGATGCCCAAATACCAAACTATCCAAACCTTCCATCAAAGTTAGTTTGTCTCCTTCACAATATTACCCTGCAT GCGGATCCAGAAACAGATGAAGTTTATGCACAAATGACACTGCAGCCAGTTCCTTCA TTTGATAAGGAGGCATTGTTGAGATCAGATTTGTCTATGAAAGCAAATAAACCACAAACAGAATTTTTTTGCAAGACCTTGACTGCCAGTGATACAAGCACACATGGGGGTTTTTCCGTCCCTCGACGTTCTGCAGAAAAAATATTCCCGCCTCTG GATTACTCAATGCAACCACCTGCTCAAGAACTTGTGGCTAGAGACTTGCATGATAATTTGTGGACCTTCCGCCATATTTATCGCG GGCAACCCAAACGCCATTTGCTAACGACAGGGTGGAGCCTCTTTGTCAGTGGGAAGAGGCTCTTTGCTGGTGACTCAGTTTTGTTTATCAG GGATGAAAAACAGCAGCTTCTACTTGGAATTAGGCGGGCAAACAGACAGCCAACCAACTTATCATCATCGGTGTTGTCAAGTGACAGCATGCATATTGGTATCCTAGCAGCTGCTGCCCATGCAGCTGCAAACAACAGCCCATTCACTGTGTTTTATAACCCAAG GGCAAGTCCTTCAGAATTTGTCATCCCTTTAGCCAAGTATTACAAGGCAACTTATAGCAGTCAAGTATCACTTGGCATGCGATTCCGCATGATGTTTGAGACAGAAGAATCAGGAACTAGAAGGTATATGGGCACAATTACTGGCATCAGTGATCTTGATCCAGTGAGGTGGAAGAACTCACAGTGGCGCAACTTGCAG GTTGGTTGGGATGAGTCAACTGCTGGGGAGAGGCGTAACCGAGTCTCAATTTGGGAGATTGAACCAGTAACAGCACCGTTTTTCATCTGTCCTACTCCACCGTTCTTTAGATCAAAGCGGCCAAGGCTACCTGGAATGCCAG ATGATGATTGTTCTGATCTGGATGGCCTGTTTAAGAGGACAATGCCATGGCTCGGTGATGACTTTGGCATGAAGGATCCGCAAGGTCTTCCAGGCCTGAGCTTAGTCCAATGGATGAACATGCAACAGAATCCTTCTTTGGCTAACTCAATGCAACCGAACTACCTGCATTCTTTGTCTGGTTCCGTGCTACAGAATGTAGGAGGTGGAGCAGACCTCTCGCGTCAGTTATGTCTACCAGCACCTCAGCTTCCTCAGCAGAATACTTTGCAGTTTGGTTCCCAAAGGCCAACCCAACAGGTTCAGCAGCTCGACCAGCTTCAGAAGATACCAACTACCACATTGAGTCCAGCAGGTTCCATTATGCAGCCGCAGCAACAGTTGTCGGATATCAGTCAGCAACCAAGACAGAACCTAATTAACCAATCAGTACCTACAAACCATGTTCAGGCCCAGCTTTTGCAAGCTCAAAGTCTTGTGCAATCTCAGAATGTCCTACAGCAACAACAATCATTTCAAAATCAGCTGCAAAGGAATCTTCCTCAGAACCTGCCGCAGCAGCAACAGATTATGAATCAAACTCAGCAGCAAAGTTTCATGCAACCCCAGCCGAGTGATCCACTTAACCAACAGCTGCATTTCTCTGATAACCAATTACAGATGCAGCTTTTGCAGAAGCTGCAGCAGCAGTCACTTCTAGCTCAACAATCTTTACTGCAACAACCGTCCCAGCTTATGCCAATCCAAGATCAGCAGAAGCACTTAGATGTATCACAGAACTTTTCTAGGTCACTTGCAACAAGCCAGATGCTAGATATGTCTCAAACCACGTCCAACTCCACGTCTCTTTCCCAGCCACAAGTTGCCCAGCAGCAAATGACGATAAATAATAGCCAGTCTAATCTTCGTTTTGCCCAGCCAAATCAGCATATGaagcaacagcagcagcagcagcaaccAGGAATTCTACCAGAAATACCTGGACAAGTTGGCCAGATTCTACCACCAACAACTAATCAGCTTTCGGCAAACTGCAGTAGCTTCTTAACAGGAGCTGTAGGTGGAGGCCAGTCGGTGGTTACGGATGATATTCCATCATGTTCCACCTCACCATCTACCAACAACTGTCAAAATGTAGTTCAGCCAATTATGAATGGTAGGATCCATCGAGGCACAGCTGCAGCGGAGGAAACAACCCAGTCTTCTCTACCCCTTTTGAGTTCCAGTGGATTAGAAGCCATGTCCCCTAATAGAAATCTAGTTAAAGATTTGCAGCAAAAACCTGATGTGAAGCCCTCAATGAATATCTCCAAGAGCCAGAATCATGGGTTTTCAACTCCTCAAACATACCTTAATAATGCAGTTCCCCAGATGGATTATTTGGATAGTTCATCTTCAGCAACCTCTGTCTACTTTTCTCAAAATGATGTCCAATTGCAGCAGACGACTAACCCGATGTCATTCAGTTCTCAAGCGATCGTATTTAGAGATAGTCAAGATGGAGAAGTTCAAGGTGACCCCAGACATAGTGTTGCTTTTGGAGCAAACATGGACAATCAGTTAGGAATATCCATGATGCCTGATTCTTTGATCACAAATAGCTTGGTGGGGTCAAGGAAAGATGTATCAAATAATATCTCATCAGGTGGAGGCATGCTTTCCAGCTATGAGAATCCCAAGGATGCACAGCCTGAACTATCATCCTCAATGGTCTCCCAATCATTTGGAGTTCCTGATATGGCCTTCAATTCAATTGATTCTACCATAAATGAAGGCAGCTTCATGAATAGAGGTGCCTGGGCCCCACCACCTCAAATGCCTCGAATGCGGACGTTTACCAAG GTACACAAGCGTGGTGCTGTTGGAAGATCAATCGACATCGCACGTTACTCAGGCTATGAAGAGCTTAAACAAGATTTAGCTCGTAGATTTGGTATAGAGGGACAACTGGAGGATAGACAAAGAATAGGATGGAAGCTTGTATATGTGGATCATGAGAATGACGTACTGCTTGTTGGCGATGATCCTTGGGA GGAATTCGTGAACTGTGTCCGTTGCATCAAGATTCTTTCTCCACAAGAGGTCCAACAAATTAGCTTGGATggagattttgggaataatgtcCAAAATCAAGCTTGTAGTAGTTCAGACGGAGGAAATGTGTAA